The Lineus longissimus chromosome 2, tnLinLong1.2, whole genome shotgun sequence genome window below encodes:
- the LOC135503160 gene encoding CUE domain-containing protein 1-like, with protein MAYAPDSVTNPDNKGGGLSRSERSPISTSSSNTTDPNKTLDFNQAMGDFKSMFPGMDEEIIEAVLRANNGAVDATIDQLLSMSMGDEEMGLALGLGGQTHKLLQDSKHGSIKRSGSIDDDDLPPSYEQATKGMEENSPKPALPARKKNVMSDLLLLSPTDTSPRHTGLNNNDFEVFMPSLSPPTTRAPPPPIPPPAPAQSSRKMDQVDLLSSDLATFNFSLASSHNNNMNEETIPKRPATPPLPPHPPKSASHKQSRSTKSHSAGKSMPSNRRPYRKWNPPLLGTLPDDFLRLEPVPKMSSKSSMSSFLHEDSSMEHATHHPVMLSRRSSTPVTSTIAQRTSPNQNLNRPKRTQSFASSRATPCDLSRNRPERSSGSFILNQARAELSQTVLRQKMAVNEQRRSSLAAEFDPELAQQLEDEKLALALQNEEFLEILQQNEDFMKTLERDRMNATAFEPMVTSDSDEDHHEGYGEDKTQDPVHAFPFTKTVENENDQNAEFKKQLSQMGNSSRKKYQALARKFFSRKRKTKSPKQVLKESSAPSTLNLLEDNDDDNFEEELEAAVSLDRPTFEPLPGSHLGSVPSYKTVQRPPYHPDTVITHHTDDMV; from the exons ATGGCATATGCGCCTGATTCAGTGACTAACCCGGACAATAAGGGTGGGGGTCTGTCAAGGTCTGAACGTAGCCCAATATCCACATCATCCTCCAACACAACAGATCCAAATAAAACGTTGGACTTTAATCAAGCAATGGGAGATTTTAAGAGTATGTTTCCTGGAATGGATGAGGAGATTATTGAGGCTGTTCTGAGAGCGAACAATGGTGCTGTTGATGCCACGATTGATCAGTTGTTGAGCATGAGCATGGGTGATGAAGAGATGGGATTGGCATTGGGTCTCGGAGGGCAAACACACAAACTG CTCCAAGATAGTAAGCATGGATCAATAAAGAGAAGTGGcagcattgatgatgatgacctccCACCATCTTATGAACAAGCCACAAAAGGCATGGAGGAGAACTCGCCAAAACCTGCCCTCCCCGCCAGAAAGAAAAATGTAATGTCTGATCTGTTGCTCCTGAGCCCAACTGACACCTCACCACGACACACTGGACTCaataataatgattttgaagTGTTCATGCCATCGCTGAGCCCACCAACGACTCGTGCCCCTCCACCACCAATCCCACCACCAGCACCTGCTCAGAGTAGTAGGAAAATGGATCAGGTTGATCTGCTGTCGTCTGATCTTGCGACCTTCAACTTTTCTTTGGCTTCTTctcataacaataacatgaatGAAGAAACAATACCAAAGAGGCCAGCGACTCCACCACTACCTCCTCATCCTCCAAAAAGTGCATCTCATAAACAATCTCGAAGTACCAAATCTCACTCTGCTGGAAAGTCGATGCCATCCAACAGACGACCTTACAGAAAATGGAATCCACCACTCCTGGGAACTCTGCCCGATGACTTTCTACGCTTGGAACCAGTGCCAAAAATGTCTAGTAAGAGTAGCATGTCAAGTTTTTTGCACGAAGACAGCTCCATGGAACACGCCACTCATCACCCTGTGATGTTGAGTAGACGATCAAGCACACCTGTCACATCAACCATTGCCCAGCGTACAAGTCCGAACCAGAACTTGAACAGGCCGAAGCGAACACAGTCCTTTGCATCTTCACGGGCGACGCCTTGCGATTTAAGTCGCAATCGGCCAGAACGTTCCAGTGGAAGTTTTATATTG AATCAGGCCCGAGCTGAGCTTAGTCAAACAGTGCTGCGTCAGAAGATGGCGGTGAATGAGCAAAGGCGCTCGAGTCTTGCTGCGGAATTTGACCCTGAACTTGCTCAACAGTTAGAAGACGAGAAGTTGGCCTTAGCTCTGCAGAATGAAGAGTTTCTCGAGATATTACAACAAAATGAAGACTTCATGAAGACACTTGAAAGAG ATCGAATGAATGCCACTGCCTTTGAGCCAATGGTGACTAGTGATTCTGATGAAGATCACCATGAGGGGTACGGGGAGGACAAGACCCAGGATCCGGTTCATGCCTTTCCCTTCACTAAGACGGTGGAAAATGAGAATGATCAGAATGCAGAATTCAAGAAACAGTTGAGCCAGATGGGAAATT CGTCGAGGAAGAAGTACCAGGCGTTAGCGAGAAAATTCTTCTCAAGAAAACGTAAAACAAAGAGCCCAAAGCAAGT ATTAAAGGAGTCGTCTGCTCCATCAACCTTGAACCTTCTTGAGGATAACGATGATGACAACTTTGAAGAGGAACTTGAGGCAGCGGTCAGCCTTGATCGACCGACCTTTGAACCACTG CCTGGCTCACATCTTGGCAGTGTACCCAGCTACAAGACAGTTCAACGGCCACCGTACCACCCCGACACTGTCATAACTCACCACACAGATGACATGGTATGA